One window from the genome of Blastopirellula retiformator encodes:
- a CDS encoding sigma-70 family RNA polymerase sigma factor, giving the protein MNLDDSQISDEDFIRLLTTYHGRILHYVCSSISNPSHAEDVMQEVSLAMWEKRRQYNPDLNFFAWMRAFARLEVFSYYRQQAKKPRQLSEIALNRVWENVDARQHLVDDRLTALQTCFSRLSSEHQELVSQFYDETFEVVATASQLNIQPSTVYVRIHRIRKILLSCVQRQLSSLKVLA; this is encoded by the coding sequence ATGAACCTAGACGACAGTCAGATCTCGGACGAAGATTTCATCCGCCTTTTGACCACCTATCACGGACGAATTCTTCATTACGTCTGTTCTTCGATTTCGAATCCTTCCCATGCGGAAGATGTGATGCAGGAGGTTTCTCTCGCGATGTGGGAGAAGCGGCGTCAATACAATCCCGATCTAAACTTCTTCGCCTGGATGCGGGCCTTCGCTCGGCTCGAGGTCTTTTCGTACTACCGCCAGCAGGCGAAGAAGCCGCGCCAGCTTTCCGAAATCGCATTGAACCGCGTATGGGAAAACGTTGACGCCCGCCAGCATCTTGTCGACGACCGCCTGACGGCGCTGCAGACTTGTTTCAGCCGGCTTTCTTCCGAGCATCAAGAGCTTGTCAGTCAGTTTTATGACGAGACCTTCGAGGTGGTGGCTACCGCTTCGCAGCTGAACATCCAGCCCAGCACCGTCTACGTCCGCATTCACCGCATCCGCAAAATTTTGTTGAGCTGCGTGCAGCGTCAACTCTCTTCCTTAAAGGTGCTCGCATGA
- a CDS encoding FecR domain-containing protein — MTSFASEDYAHIPEHITNLVGRCVSGVASDLEWQELNLLLETDDDVLDFFVSYNELHAGLAMMSPKLASSGLRTFTTDRPGAHSRRLRWKSVIAWAGLAICLAGVLIAFRIGMPESGDVARCLFSTASDLRINGAPQFQREIDAGETLEFSDGTVGIALEAGIDLVVDGPAKLELVNRNRVRLVRGRLLADSQVDAELVYLETPNCVVSELGGRFGVSSFGGRPDQIAVFRGQMNISQGAHSHALRKGEAVRVASDGEISRLSSVVAGIFPNEADVNRTTFDKRVIESIGDNVQDESVYAFYHVAPNGFDEDMPAYADRDHQWNSIGPGGMPEFLRGAEYIMTLNDDIYHKLTRHLQIDLKLQRPAMVYVLYTECMYVPEWLSREFVDTGVLIGLDEGNGSRRPLGIGPNSSVDSNFKVWARKVEQPGVVILGGVDRRTYELPTPKYGGHNGGNMYGIVVTPLEN; from the coding sequence ATGACGAGTTTCGCGTCTGAGGACTACGCCCACATCCCCGAGCACATCACCAACCTGGTTGGCCGCTGCGTTTCGGGCGTCGCCAGCGATTTGGAGTGGCAAGAGCTCAACTTGTTGCTCGAAACTGACGACGACGTCTTGGACTTTTTCGTCTCGTACAACGAATTGCATGCAGGGCTGGCGATGATGTCGCCCAAGTTGGCCAGCAGCGGCCTGCGGACATTTACGACCGATCGACCGGGGGCGCATTCGCGACGACTGCGTTGGAAGTCGGTAATCGCCTGGGCCGGCTTGGCGATCTGTTTAGCTGGCGTATTGATCGCCTTCCGCATTGGTATGCCTGAATCGGGCGACGTCGCACGTTGTCTCTTTTCGACCGCCAGCGACCTGCGAATCAACGGCGCCCCCCAATTTCAGCGGGAGATCGACGCCGGAGAAACGCTTGAGTTCTCAGACGGCACGGTCGGTATCGCCTTGGAAGCGGGTATCGACCTGGTTGTCGACGGCCCAGCGAAGCTAGAACTGGTCAACCGAAATCGCGTTCGGTTGGTTCGCGGTCGTTTGCTCGCCGATTCGCAAGTCGACGCCGAGCTGGTCTATCTCGAAACGCCCAATTGCGTCGTATCGGAGCTGGGGGGGCGATTTGGCGTCAGTTCGTTCGGCGGTCGGCCCGACCAGATCGCGGTCTTTCGCGGCCAGATGAACATCTCACAGGGCGCTCACTCGCACGCTCTAAGAAAGGGGGAGGCGGTTCGAGTCGCGTCGGACGGCGAGATCTCGCGACTTTCCTCCGTTGTGGCCGGCATCTTTCCCAACGAAGCCGACGTCAATCGCACCACTTTTGACAAACGAGTCATCGAGTCGATCGGCGACAACGTCCAAGACGAATCGGTCTACGCGTTCTATCACGTCGCTCCGAACGGCTTTGACGAAGATATGCCTGCTTACGCCGACCGCGATCACCAGTGGAACAGCATCGGCCCCGGCGGCATGCCGGAGTTCTTGCGCGGCGCCGAGTACATCATGACGCTCAATGACGACATCTATCACAAGCTGACTCGACATCTGCAAATCGACTTGAAGCTGCAGCGGCCGGCGATGGTTTACGTGCTGTATACGGAATGTATGTATGTGCCGGAGTGGCTGTCACGGGAATTTGTTGATACCGGGGTCCTGATCGGCCTTGACGAGGGAAACGGCTCGCGTCGTCCTCTAGGGATTGGCCCCAACTCGAGCGTCGACAGCAATTTCAAAGTCTGGGCTCGCAAGGTTGAACAACCGGGGGTTGTGATTTTGGGCGGCGTCGATCGTCGCACCTACGAACTGCCCACGCCAAAGTATGGCGGCCACAACGGCGGCAACATGTATGGCATCGTCGTAACGCCGCTCGAGAACTAA